In Musa acuminata AAA Group cultivar baxijiao chromosome BXJ3-9, Cavendish_Baxijiao_AAA, whole genome shotgun sequence, a single genomic region encodes these proteins:
- the LOC135650269 gene encoding uncharacterized protein LOC135650269, protein MEKLAPFCVILPWTACFALLPLFLMFSFSSGASGATSIQNLLQNHGLPGGLLPNAVESFSHDSSSGLLDVRLVRPCYARFDDGLAYFESQVRGNLSYGALRGVVGWSQEELFLWLPVKGIVVADPTSGVILFDIGVARKRLAVSAFEEPPDCIPAEDEAAAGIGLVGRREGFLHQRQ, encoded by the exons ATGGAAAAGCTCGCACCTTTCTGTGTCATTTTGCCTTGGACAGCCTGCTTtgcccttctccctctcttcctcATGTTCTCGTTCTCCTCCGGGGCGTCCGGCGCCACCTCCATCCAGAACCTCCTCCAGAACCACGGCCTCCCTGGCGGACTCCTTCCAAATGCTGTGGAGTCCTTCTCCCATGATTCCTCCTCTGGCCTCCTGGATGTCCGCCTCGTCCGCCCCTGCTACGCCCGCTTCGACGATGGGCTCGCCTACTTCGAAAGCCAGGTGCGGGGCAACCTCAGCTACGGCGCGCTCCGCGGGGTGGTCGGGTGGTCGCAGGAGGAGCTCTTCTTGTGGCTCCCCGTCAAGGGGATCGTCGTCGCCGACCCGACCTCGGGCGTCATCCTCTTCGACATCGGCGTCGCCCGCAAGCGGCTCGCCGTCTCGGCCTTTGAGGAGCCGCCGGACTGCATCCCGGCGGAAGACGAAGCGGCGGCCGGAATAG GGCTCGTTGGCAGAAGAGAAGGATTCCTGCATCA